One region of Macadamia integrifolia cultivar HAES 741 chromosome 11, SCU_Mint_v3, whole genome shotgun sequence genomic DNA includes:
- the LOC122093098 gene encoding uncharacterized protein LOC122093098 has product MEAYIFSIAKVVFTLYVVMVVIAIAMSLINSLFQLLKKMIIKMREVYNKIIAALTFSAAKDGNDRKDDSPSSLSSSALDMNMREAVAAMEDLLCYRFKNKTLLQEALTHSSYADSSPSYQRLEFLGGSALHFALAEYVFGAYPGLGPAQLSALREANIRTEKLARVAVRHKLHRYVRHRDPSLDAKVGEFVQAVKDEDGAITNSGLIEAPKILADIVESIAASVYLDCNHDLKALWEVFKRLMEPIVTLGTLQEHTQPTTIRSEPMKLKMREGNEMDSPSSLSSMAVAMATVDMKMREELAPVERLPCYRFRDKTLLQEALTHSSYIDSPSYQRLEFVGDAVPGLAVAEYVFRSYRELVPGKLSLLREANVRTENLARVAVRRELYRYVRYKDNSLDHNVKKFVLAVQDEDQDEDRSVNNCGSIKAPKILADIVESIAAAVYIDCNYNLKATWQVFKSFMEPIETLETLHKHSQPTTILNELCQKQGKKVDYEYSEITTLSIPKFSAFVIVDDKLIGSGSWEQTKKNARFSAAKEALQKLLWEFDHLETETIPTIWRRRLKMDMDLTRLSGLSRSIWIRIGKVRIGDQSRIVREIGPPHKRRFMCSAEVDTNDDTYTITGEIKSRAKDAERSAAFKLLQMLQEEEGQASTPTCDLEPACRVSIYLYTAIFICFSPYAIPSLLGNDAVEVLKDAAAVPTLVFFIDTAEVVLHFLEYFPFDPMEASTYDTVIALFALYAVNYSVLFLIKSLFRLLMKISSSFSSFKAVALDEDMREKVKAMEDILHYSFKNKTLLQEALTHSSYTNSPSFERLEFLGDAVLRLAVVEHIYKEYPELDPGKLSPLLDDNISNRKFAHVADRHNLYSSVRHDDPSKTLDPMVNNFKLAIQDGDSDGSAKGPAILADIVESIAGAVYVDCNYDLKTLWRVFEKLIGPIERPDVERDLSQAEGDPLSRNRPCGADPRCSQLGWEHLRLHIHALGGCVFEGFQPLNAQQRSSTPQLCFYLDCLQ; this is encoded by the exons ATGGAAGCCTATATTTTTTCGATAGCTAAAGTGGTATTCACTCTATATGTTGTTATGGTTGTGATTGCCATTGCCATGTCTCTCATTAATTCCCTGTTTcaattgttgaagaagatgattatTAAGATGAGAGAGGTGTACAACAAGATTATTGCTGCGCTTACCTTCAGTGCAGCCAAGGATGGAAACGATCGCAAGGACGACTCtccatcatcattgtcatcatcagcATTAGATATGAACATGAGAGAAGCAGTGGCAGCCATGGAAGACCTTCTCTGCTACCGCTTCAAGAACAAGACTCTCTTACAAGAGGCCTTGACCCACTCCTCCTACGCCGACTCATCCCCCTCCTACCAGCGCCTAGAGTTCCTGGGCGGCTCCGCTCTCCACTTCGCGCTGGCCGAGTACGTGTTCGGAGCCTATCCTGGACTCGGCCCTGCTCAACTCTCGGCCCTCCGAGAAGCCAACATCAGGACCGAGAAACTCGCCCGCGTAGCCGTCCGCCACAAACTCCACCGCTACGTCCGTCACAGGGACCCTTCTCTTGATGCCAAG GTTGGAGAGTTTGTCCAAGCAGTTAAAGATGAAGACGGCGCCATTACCAATAGTGGATTGATTGAAGCACCTAAGATATTGGCTGACATTGTTGAATCCATTGCTGCATCTGTTTACCTCGACTGTAATCATGACCTCAAAGCTCTATGGGAG GTTTTTAAGAGGCTTATGGAGCCAATTGTAACCCTTGGAACCTTACAAGAGCATACACAGCCGACGACCATTCGGTCTGAACCAATgaagttgaagatgagggaAGGGAACGAGATGGACTcaccatcatcattatcatccaTGGCAGTAGCAATGGCAACAGTGGATATGAAAATGAGAGAAGAGTTGGCACCTGTGGAACGCCTCCCCTGCTACCGATTCAGGGACAAGACTCTCCTACAGGAGGCCTTGACCCACTCTTCCTATATCGATTCCCCTTCTTACCAGCGCCTAGAGTTCGTGGGCGATGCCGTTCCTGGCCTCGCGGTTGCCGAGTACGTCTTCCGTTCCTACCGTGAACTCGTCCCTGGTAAACTCTCTCTTCTCCGTGAAGCCAATGTCAGGACAGAGAACCTCGCCCGTGTCGCCGTCCGCCGCGAGCTCTACCGCTATGTCCGTTACAAGGACAATTCTCTTGATCACAAT GTTAAGAAGTTCGTCCTTGCGGTTCAAGATGAAGATCaagatgaagatcgctccgttAACAACTGTGGATCTATTAAAGCACCTAAGATTTTGGCCGACATTGTTGAATCCATTGCCGCAGCGGTTTACATCGACTGTAATTATAACCTCAAAGCTACATGGCAG GTTTTTAAGAGTTTTATGGAGCCAATAGAAACCCTTGAAACCTTACACAAGCATTCACAACCGACAACCATACTGAATGAGTTGTGCCAGAAGCAGGGCAAGAAAGTTGACTATGAGTATTCTGAGATCACGACATTGTCCATCCCCAAGTTTTCCGCTTTTGTTATCGTGGATGACAAATTAATTGGCTCTGGTTCTTGGGAGCAAACAAAGAAGAATGCAAGATTTAGTGCGGCAAAAGAAGCATTGCAGAAGCTGCTGTGGGAATTTGACCATTTGGAGACGGAGACAATTCCCACCATTTGGAGACGGAGACTGAAGATGGACATGGATCTGACGAGATTAAGTGGGCTAAGCAGAAGT ATATGGATCAGGATTGGAAAGGTTAGGATTGGGGATCAGTCAAG AATCGTGAGAGAGATTGGTCCTCCCCACAAGAGGAGATTTATGTGTTCAGCTGAAGTAGATACTAATGATGATACATACACTATAACCGGAGAAATAAAGTCAAGGGCAAAGGATGCAGAGCGCTCAGCAGCTTTTAAGTTGCTTCAAATGCTTCAA GAAGAAGAGGGACAGGCGTCAACACCCACTTGTGATCTTGAACCTGCGTGCAGAGTATCCATATACTTGTATACCgccatttttatttgtttctcccCGTATGCGATTCCTTCTCTGCTTGGAAATGACGCAGTGGAGGTCCTGAAGGACGCTGCAGCAGTTCCAACTCTGGTTTTCTTCATTGACACGGCAGAGGTGGTCCTTCATTTTTTGGAGTATTTCCCCTTTGATCCGATGGAAGCGTCTACTTATGACACAGTTATAGCGTTATTCGCTCTATATGCTGTGAATTACAGTGTCTTATTTCTCATCAAGTCTCTGTTTCGATTGTTGATGAAGATTTCATCATCGTTTTCATCATTCAAGGCAGTAGCATTGGACGAGGACATGAGAGAAAAAGTGAAAGCCATGGAAGACATCCTCCACTACAGCTTCAAGAACAAAACTCTCCTACAAGAGGCCTTGACCCACTCCTCCTATACCAACTCCCCCTCCTTCGAGCGCCTAGAGTTCCTGGGCGATGCCGTTCTTCGCCTCGCCGTGGTTGAGCACATCTACAAAGAATATCCTGAACTCGACCCTGGTAAACTCTCTCCCCTCCTTGATGACAACATCAGTAACCGCAAATTCGCCCACGTAGCCGACCGCCACAACCTCTACAGCAGCGTCCGTCACGACGACCCTTCTAAAACTCTTGATCCCATG GTTAACAACTTCAAACTAGCAATTCAAGATGGAGACAGCGATGGATCGGCTAAAGGGCCTGCTATTTTGGCTGACATTGTTGAATCAATTGCCGGAGCTGTTTATGTGGATTGCAACTATGACCTCAAAACTCTATGGAGG GTTTTTGAGAAGCTTATTGGGCCAATTGAAAGACCAGATGTTGAACGAGATCTGTCGCAAGCAGAG GGGGATCCTCTGTCGCGCAACAGGCCGTGTGGTGCGGATCCAAGGTGCTCCCAGCTTGGATGGGAGCACCTTAGGTTGCACATTCATGCCTTAGGCGGCTGCGTGTTTGAAGGCTTCCAGCCTTTGAACGCGCAACAGAGGAGCTCGACACCACAACTTTGTTTCTACTTAGATTGCTTACAGTGA